ATTACAGCAAGAGCAGTTAGTTGGTTTATTAAAACGATATGAAGAGGAAATGATTCAGCTTCGTCGTCATTTCCATGAAAATCCAGAGCTTTCCTTTGAAGAAATTGAAACACCGAAAACAATTGCTGCATTTCATCGTGCTTTAGGACATGAAGTACGTGAAGGTGTTGGGGGGAACGGTGTTGTAGCGAAGTTAGTTGGTGCTAAGGCAGGAAAAACGGTGGCATTACGTGCAGACTTTGACGCTTTAGCTATTACAGAAGAAACGGGTTTGCCATTCCGATCAAAAATAAAAGGGCGCATGCATGCATGTGGTCATGATGGACATACCGCTTCATTATTAATTTTGGCGAAGGCATTGAATCAAATGAAGGATAACTTAGCGGGGACAATTGTCTTTATTCATCAACATGCAGAGGAGCTTGCACCAGGTGGGGCGAAATCAATGATTGCTGATGGCTGTTTAGAAGGTGTGGATGTAATATTTGGTACACATTTATGGGCACCAACAGAACTTGGTAAGGTGCAAACAGCAATTGGGCCATTTATGGCTGCGGCTGATGGCATTTATATGAAGATTAAAGGAAAGGGTGGTCATGGTTCGAATCCAAGCG
This DNA window, taken from Lysinibacillus sp. FSL M8-0337, encodes the following:
- a CDS encoding amidohydrolase: MAVLQQEQLVGLLKRYEEEMIQLRRHFHENPELSFEEIETPKTIAAFHRALGHEVREGVGGNGVVAKLVGAKAGKTVALRADFDALAITEETGLPFRSKIKGRMHACGHDGHTASLLILAKALNQMKDNLAGTIVFIHQHAEELAPGGAKSMIADGCLEGVDVIFGTHLWAPTELGKVQTAIGPFMAAADGIYMKIKGKGGHGSNPSDTKDSILLAAQFITNLQQLVARRINPLRPAVVSIGHIEALNPFNVIADQVYMKGTVRTFHEEERDLLEREIEELLKATCYLTKADYEYEFRRGYPPVVNHAAETEHVMASARKVADVEAVEFVDPTMGGEDFAYYLEEIPGAFFFTGAKNPQWQEVYPHHHPKFDIDERSLRIAANVLGQATLDYLANDH